The Nonlabens spongiae genome contains a region encoding:
- a CDS encoding ABC transporter permease, whose protein sequence is MISYLLKKLGYAVLTLYGVVTVIFLLFYLLPGDPAEMMLGQNQTPEQLENLNAKYGFDRSLGSQYLLFINDLSPLSFHSSDPQDFTFPDDRYSGFRLVDSDAVIMMVKAPYLRESFQKTGKPVSEVIGEVLPNTILLAVSAIFIALLLGVVLGVVSALHRDGWIDKSIQVISTLGMSVPSFFSAILFAYFFGYLLHETTGLNMSGNLYELDDYGEHMELKLRNLILPAVVLGIRPLAVITQLMRNSLIEVINEEYITTAYAKGLSTYQVIVRHTFKNALNPVITAVSGWFASMLAGAVFVEYIFDWNGLGKEIVEALNTLDLPIITGAVLVIATLFIFINIVVDLIYAWLDPRVSLD, encoded by the coding sequence ATGATCAGCTACCTGCTCAAAAAATTGGGTTACGCAGTATTGACCCTATATGGCGTCGTGACCGTAATTTTTTTACTTTTCTATTTACTTCCAGGCGATCCAGCCGAAATGATGCTGGGACAGAATCAAACGCCTGAGCAGCTGGAGAACCTGAATGCAAAATACGGTTTTGACCGCTCGCTGGGCAGTCAGTATTTACTCTTCATAAACGACTTGAGTCCGTTATCGTTTCACAGTAGTGATCCGCAAGACTTTACCTTTCCTGATGATCGATATTCAGGATTCCGACTGGTTGATTCAGATGCAGTTATCATGATGGTCAAAGCGCCTTATTTACGCGAGTCTTTTCAAAAAACGGGTAAACCTGTAAGCGAAGTCATCGGTGAAGTTTTGCCCAATACCATCTTGCTCGCAGTTTCAGCCATCTTTATTGCTTTGTTGCTGGGTGTAGTTCTAGGAGTGGTCTCTGCCTTGCATCGGGATGGCTGGATCGACAAATCCATTCAAGTGATTAGTACGCTCGGCATGAGTGTTCCCAGTTTTTTTAGCGCGATATTGTTTGCCTACTTTTTCGGTTACCTTCTTCATGAAACCACCGGACTCAACATGAGTGGGAATCTTTATGAGCTAGATGATTATGGGGAGCACATGGAGCTCAAGTTGCGCAATTTGATATTGCCAGCGGTGGTTTTGGGAATCAGACCCCTCGCGGTAATTACCCAACTTATGAGAAATAGCCTGATTGAGGTAATAAATGAAGAATACATCACCACCGCTTACGCAAAAGGATTGTCCACATATCAGGTCATTGTTCGACATACATTTAAAAACGCACTTAACCCAGTAATCACGGCAGTAAGTGGCTGGTTTGCGAGCATGCTGGCAGGAGCCGTGTTTGTGGAATATATTTTTGACTGGAACGGTCTGGGTAAAGAGATTGTTGAGGCACTCAATACCTTAGATTTGCCCATCATTACGGGTGCAGTACTCGTTATTGCTACCCTGTTTATATTCATTAATATTGTAGTGGATTTGATCTACGCCTGGCTGGATCCACGAGTGAGTTTGGATTGA
- a CDS encoding ATP-dependent Clp protease adaptor ClpS gives MKNSVLEELLPEVEQEVAVKEQVSKEHKIVLFNDEVNTFDHVIDMLVATCDHTPIQAEQCSLIVHYKGKCDVKTGDYDDLKPRCSALLEGGLTAEIQ, from the coding sequence ATGAAAAATTCAGTTTTAGAAGAGCTTTTACCAGAAGTAGAGCAGGAGGTAGCGGTAAAGGAGCAGGTGAGCAAAGAGCATAAGATTGTTCTTTTCAATGATGAGGTGAATACCTTTGATCACGTGATCGATATGCTGGTTGCGACTTGCGACCACACGCCCATTCAGGCAGAGCAGTGCTCGCTTATCGTTCACTACAAAGGAAAGTGTGATGTAAAAACCGGTGATTACGATGATTTAAAGCCTCGTTGCAGCGCGCTGCTGGAAGGAGGTCTCACGGCTGAGATTCAATAA
- a CDS encoding T9SS type A sorting domain-containing protein: protein MRKLFLSLLVFTFCLFALAQSGVVVTGTTGSGSGGSMSSSAGQLSVADLDGPGGSASAGIQTSTTSVTISNGSYAANGQSGFGGPFGNSTMSITDDGTTVSVTINPAGDLTSNFIVLYIDNGTGGRAVIDGTDGNDAGRRAITNANSGNLTFPSGFEASYGISIESGFGGLFSIPATGTAITGGSLVFVDAVGSSAGAASFTISFEWSEIGLTSSDSFDFVATYGNPNDGGSNMFSSNEGYGTGIENSGNNFGLNAMTFTSSLTYRGSRAQVSTTASATDWTSGSSWDTGEVPASTNQITIAHDINVNTDIIIDNSLNINPAVLFNLNSGNSITNNGVLTFESDATGTAQFTNGTGASISGDVTVQRFIPAATNNHRAYRFVTSSVNTSTSIYENWQTGGSSEAGIGTHITGSSTGANGFDATVSGNPSMLEYVDNGSGYQWSFITATDDPSTTDDNLVAGKPYNIFIRGDRNFDLSTNGNPNVDVRLPALGTLELGTSVSSGALNPAAGGFDFVGNPYQATIDMTAVTKNGINPNFMYTWDPNAATNGAYVSVDISAASTDPARYIEPGQAFFVVNNPSGGAASIDFLASAKAPAATNGGTFSTPNTRPTMTVELWDNGTAGTRYDTAKFNFDGDNIVDAMDAPEIGNWEENFSINKNGTLLSIENRAMPTHEEIILFDFSNVIHTDFELRMNHENLNISLEAILVDSYTNTEMTLSSGWNNYTFTVDLNDASSFANGRFSIKFIDTTLSTVQTGIASFEMYPNPNNGELLTIQTGADLENGNITFYTTLGQQMKSLNINSGMNVVDIKDLKAGIYLVQINSGDHSTTQKLIIK, encoded by the coding sequence ATGAGAAAATTATTCCTTTCATTATTAGTCTTTACTTTCTGCCTATTTGCTTTGGCTCAATCTGGTGTTGTGGTAACAGGAACCACAGGAAGTGGTTCCGGTGGATCCATGAGCAGCAGCGCAGGACAGTTAAGTGTTGCAGATCTGGATGGCCCTGGTGGTTCAGCTAGTGCAGGGATTCAGACCAGTACTACATCAGTTACCATTTCAAATGGATCTTACGCGGCAAATGGGCAATCGGGTTTTGGTGGCCCTTTTGGAAATAGTACAATGAGCATAACTGATGATGGAACTACCGTGTCTGTTACCATAAACCCGGCGGGTGACCTCACCTCTAACTTCATAGTTTTGTATATCGACAACGGGACTGGTGGAAGGGCGGTCATCGATGGAACTGACGGAAATGATGCAGGGAGACGCGCCATAACTAATGCCAACTCTGGCAACTTAACCTTTCCTTCTGGTTTTGAAGCTAGCTACGGAATTTCCATTGAGAGTGGTTTTGGAGGGTTATTTAGCATTCCAGCTACTGGAACCGCGATTACTGGCGGTTCTTTAGTATTTGTAGATGCCGTAGGCTCTAGTGCTGGCGCAGCTTCATTTACCATCAGTTTTGAATGGTCAGAAATCGGACTTACCAGTTCTGACTCTTTTGATTTTGTAGCTACTTATGGTAATCCTAATGACGGTGGCTCCAACATGTTTTCTTCTAATGAAGGCTATGGCACAGGTATTGAGAATAGCGGTAATAACTTTGGACTGAACGCTATGACTTTTACGTCTTCACTTACATATAGAGGTTCAAGGGCGCAAGTTTCAACCACAGCCTCAGCTACTGATTGGACCAGTGGTAGCAGCTGGGATACTGGTGAAGTACCAGCTTCAACTAATCAGATTACAATTGCACATGATATTAATGTAAATACAGATATTATAATAGACAACTCACTCAATATAAATCCTGCTGTATTATTCAATCTTAATTCGGGAAATAGTATAACTAATAATGGAGTATTAACCTTTGAGAGCGATGCTACTGGGACTGCACAATTTACAAATGGAACTGGTGCTTCTATATCTGGTGATGTAACCGTTCAACGTTTTATCCCAGCAGCAACTAACAATCATCGTGCCTACAGGTTTGTGACTTCATCAGTAAACACCAGCACTAGTATCTATGAGAACTGGCAAACTGGCGGTTCTTCAGAGGCGGGAATAGGAACTCACATTACTGGTTCCAGTACGGGAGCAAATGGCTTTGACGCAACGGTTTCAGGAAATCCTTCTATGCTAGAATATGTAGATAATGGTAGTGGTTATCAATGGAGTTTTATAACTGCAACTGATGATCCTTCCACTACAGATGATAATCTGGTAGCCGGAAAGCCTTACAATATCTTCATCAGAGGAGATCGTAACTTTGATCTTTCAACTAATGGTAACCCAAATGTAGATGTACGACTCCCTGCATTGGGAACATTAGAACTGGGAACCTCCGTTTCTTCTGGTGCTTTAAATCCGGCCGCTGGAGGGTTTGATTTTGTAGGTAATCCTTATCAGGCTACCATTGACATGACTGCCGTAACCAAAAATGGAATCAATCCCAACTTTATGTATACATGGGATCCTAATGCCGCAACAAACGGCGCCTACGTCTCCGTTGACATTTCCGCAGCTTCAACAGATCCAGCTCGTTATATAGAGCCTGGCCAAGCATTTTTCGTCGTGAATAACCCCTCTGGTGGTGCAGCAAGTATAGATTTTTTAGCTTCGGCTAAAGCTCCAGCGGCTACTAATGGCGGTACGTTTTCAACACCAAATACCAGACCTACTATGACGGTTGAGTTATGGGATAACGGAACAGCTGGAACGAGATATGACACGGCTAAATTCAATTTTGACGGAGATAACATAGTAGATGCCATGGATGCTCCAGAAATAGGCAACTGGGAAGAAAACTTTTCTATTAATAAAAATGGTACACTTTTGAGTATTGAGAACAGAGCAATGCCTACGCACGAAGAGATCATTCTTTTTGATTTCTCAAATGTGATTCACACTGATTTTGAATTAAGAATGAATCACGAAAATCTAAATATAAGCTTAGAAGCAATTTTAGTGGATAGTTACACCAATACTGAAATGACACTTAGTTCTGGATGGAACAACTACACGTTTACTGTAGACCTTAACGACGCTTCAAGTTTTGCCAATGGAAGATTCTCCATTAAATTTATAGATACTACTTTGTCGACTGTCCAAACTGGTATCGCAAGTTTTGAGATGTATCCTAATCCAAACAACGGTGAATTACTTACCATTCAAACTGGAGCTGATCTAGAGAATGGTAATATAACCTTCTACACTACTCTAGGGCAGCAAATGAAAAGTCTAAATATCAACTCTGGAATGAATGTAGTTGATATTAAAGATTTAAAGGCTGGTATTTATCTGGTACAAATCAATAGTGGCGACCACAGTACCACACAAAAGCTGATCATCAAATAA
- the prmA gene encoding 50S ribosomal protein L11 methyltransferase has translation MENNITDQLYVEYNFTVQPTEPWTDVLMSQLGDLHFESFIETEKGCKAYIRKSLDSDNLLEGFELMENDFVDLAFAKADVPPTNWNKEWESNFSPIMVEERCEVRAPFHESRGAEYDIVIEPKMSFGTGHHQTTHMMIQFLLEEDLTGKRVLDMGSGTGVLAILAQMRGAVAIDAIDIDTWCYENAVENVARNKADKVEVILGGAEQLSGRSYNAIIANINLNVLLNDVKAYSDCLESGGVIWFSGFYQENIPTLVDACKEVGLVYDSQKERDNWVALRMVKN, from the coding sequence ATGGAAAATAATATTACAGATCAGTTGTATGTAGAGTACAACTTCACCGTACAACCGACTGAGCCTTGGACTGATGTGCTCATGTCACAACTGGGCGATCTCCATTTTGAGAGTTTTATAGAAACTGAGAAGGGCTGCAAAGCTTATATCAGAAAATCTCTGGACAGTGACAATTTGCTGGAAGGTTTTGAATTGATGGAAAATGATTTTGTAGATCTCGCTTTCGCGAAAGCGGACGTACCACCCACTAACTGGAACAAGGAGTGGGAATCCAACTTTTCACCCATTATGGTAGAAGAACGGTGCGAAGTCAGAGCGCCATTCCACGAATCGAGAGGAGCAGAATACGACATAGTGATCGAGCCAAAAATGAGCTTCGGGACCGGTCATCACCAGACTACCCACATGATGATTCAGTTTTTGCTGGAGGAAGATCTTACCGGTAAAAGAGTGCTGGATATGGGCAGCGGAACTGGGGTTCTTGCCATACTCGCTCAGATGCGCGGTGCAGTTGCTATTGACGCTATTGACATAGACACCTGGTGTTATGAAAACGCCGTTGAAAATGTAGCCCGCAACAAGGCAGATAAAGTTGAAGTGATTTTGGGCGGCGCAGAACAGCTTTCAGGAAGATCTTATAACGCGATTATTGCCAATATCAATTTAAATGTTTTACTGAACGATGTCAAGGCCTATTCAGATTGTTTGGAAAGTGGTGGAGTGATTTGGTTCAGTGGTTTTTATCAAGAAAATATACCTACACTTGTAGACGCCTGTAAAGAAGTAGGGCTGGTTTACGACTCACAGAAAGAGCGTGATAACTGGGTGGCCCTCAGGATGGTTAAGAATTAA
- a CDS encoding BT_3928 family protein, which produces MKSIVAFCRWFVGILFIFSGLVKLNDPLGFSYKLDEYFSAAVLGLEFLQPFALPLAIFLVIFEVVLGVMLLLGFQKKFTIWSLLLMILFFTFLTFYSAYFNKVTDCGCFGDAIPLTPWQSFWKDVILLVMIVILFVKQDLWGSAFAKATSSIIILVTTCLCLLLGYYVLMHLPVLDFRAYKVGTDIETAMKKGPNERDIYAYDWYYTIDGVETIITTDGLPPDGYGDYDKVETRTVQEAKLPKIHDFSITENGEDYTQEILDKEKVALILIYDVDRAEAGGMEKVGDFASRAETNGYEVFVLAANNPEDVKRLLDAYNLNIKSYTTDGTQLKTAVRSTPAVMLLEKGVITGKSHWNDFEDLDL; this is translated from the coding sequence ATGAAATCCATTGTTGCCTTTTGTCGCTGGTTTGTAGGAATATTATTCATTTTCAGTGGATTGGTAAAGCTCAACGACCCGCTGGGATTTTCCTATAAACTCGATGAATATTTCAGTGCTGCGGTGCTCGGGCTGGAGTTTTTACAACCATTCGCTCTGCCACTGGCAATTTTCTTGGTGATTTTTGAAGTGGTACTGGGAGTGATGCTCTTGCTGGGTTTTCAGAAGAAATTCACGATATGGTCGCTGTTGCTCATGATCCTGTTCTTCACGTTCCTGACTTTTTATTCGGCATATTTCAATAAGGTGACGGATTGTGGCTGTTTTGGTGACGCGATTCCGTTGACGCCGTGGCAATCATTTTGGAAAGACGTCATTTTGCTTGTCATGATCGTGATTTTGTTTGTGAAACAAGATTTGTGGGGTTCCGCTTTCGCGAAAGCGACCTCAAGCATCATCATCCTCGTCACAACATGCCTTTGTCTTTTATTAGGCTATTACGTTTTGATGCATTTACCAGTGCTCGATTTCAGAGCATACAAGGTGGGTACCGATATAGAGACCGCGATGAAGAAAGGTCCCAATGAGCGAGATATTTATGCCTACGATTGGTATTACACGATTGACGGAGTAGAGACCATTATCACCACCGATGGATTGCCACCAGACGGTTATGGTGACTACGATAAAGTGGAAACCCGCACGGTTCAAGAAGCTAAGCTTCCCAAAATACATGATTTCTCCATTACTGAAAACGGTGAGGATTACACTCAAGAAATCTTAGATAAGGAAAAAGTAGCACTCATCCTGATTTATGATGTAGATCGTGCCGAGGCTGGCGGGATGGAAAAAGTAGGTGATTTTGCCTCACGTGCTGAAACTAATGGTTATGAAGTTTTTGTACTTGCCGCAAACAATCCTGAAGACGTTAAAAGATTGCTCGACGCTTATAATCTGAATATCAAATCCTACACCACAGACGGCACCCAGCTGAAAACCGCTGTCCGATCCACGCCGGCAGTGATGTTGCTGGAAAAGGGAGTGATCACGGGCAAATCGCACTGGAACGATTTTGAGGATCTCGATCTATGA
- a CDS encoding DUF1287 domain-containing protein — translation MMQLSRLIYIVFLLFYSSNTDFYEKLARAAEELTQDQVTYNGQYFTIDYPMGDVPAQYGVCTDVVVRAYRKMGIDLQQLVHEDMKSHFKRYPQLWGLSRTDTNIDHRRVPNLRRFFERKGESLSTEKDAQIYQPGDVVSWVLPNNLTHIGIVSNTKNRAGDRYLMVHNIGSGQVLEDCLFSYKITGHYRYGK, via the coding sequence ATGATGCAGCTCTCAAGGTTGATATACATCGTGTTCTTGCTATTTTATTCAAGCAACACAGACTTTTATGAAAAACTCGCAAGGGCAGCAGAAGAATTGACTCAGGACCAAGTTACCTATAATGGTCAGTATTTTACCATTGATTATCCCATGGGAGACGTTCCTGCTCAGTACGGTGTTTGTACTGATGTGGTGGTGAGAGCTTATCGTAAAATGGGCATCGATTTGCAGCAGCTGGTGCATGAAGATATGAAGTCTCATTTTAAAAGATATCCGCAGTTGTGGGGACTGTCTAGAACAGACACAAACATCGATCATCGCAGGGTGCCTAATCTGCGCAGGTTTTTTGAGCGAAAAGGTGAGAGCCTCAGCACAGAAAAAGATGCTCAAATCTATCAACCTGGTGATGTCGTGAGTTGGGTTTTGCCTAATAACCTCACTCACATCGGGATTGTCTCAAATACTAAGAATCGAGCTGGTGACCGCTACTTGATGGTTCACAACATAGGTTCTGGTCAAGTGCTCGAGGACTGTCTTTTTAGCTATAAAATAACCGGACATTACCGTTATGGAAAATAA
- the tpiA gene encoding triose-phosphate isomerase, producing MRKKIVAGNWKMNCDLPQTQSLITDLKTGLVKEFNCELMIAPSFPFLYPAFNSTLETPIEVVAQNCCEADKGAFTGEVSIDMLQSVGVKTVIIGHSERREIYGESDELLNSKTRAALDKGMRVIFCCGEMLEERKAGKHVTTVADQIKNGLNDVSAEQMEHVVIAYEPVWAIGTGETATPEQAQDMHAEIRKQLEELFNNDVANNTSILYGGSVKPGNAQEIFSQPDVDGGLVGGASLDAQSFIEIANAF from the coding sequence ATGAGAAAGAAAATCGTTGCCGGAAACTGGAAAATGAATTGCGACCTACCGCAAACACAAAGCCTAATTACTGACCTTAAGACGGGTCTCGTAAAAGAGTTCAATTGTGAACTGATGATCGCACCTTCATTTCCATTTTTATACCCAGCTTTTAACAGCACCCTAGAAACTCCTATAGAAGTAGTAGCCCAAAATTGCTGTGAGGCCGACAAAGGAGCATTCACTGGGGAAGTTTCCATAGATATGTTACAGAGTGTGGGCGTAAAAACCGTGATCATAGGTCACTCAGAACGTCGTGAAATTTATGGAGAGTCAGATGAATTACTTAATTCAAAAACTCGTGCCGCTCTTGACAAAGGGATGCGAGTGATATTTTGTTGTGGCGAGATGCTCGAGGAAAGAAAAGCGGGTAAACACGTGACTACGGTTGCTGACCAAATCAAAAATGGACTCAATGATGTTTCTGCAGAGCAGATGGAGCACGTGGTGATTGCTTATGAACCGGTTTGGGCGATAGGGACAGGAGAGACTGCGACCCCAGAACAAGCTCAAGACATGCATGCAGAGATCCGTAAGCAACTGGAAGAACTTTTCAATAATGACGTGGCTAACAATACCTCCATTCTTTACGGAGGTAGCGTGAAACCCGGCAATGCTCAAGAGATTTTCTCCCAGCCTGATGTGGATGGTGGTCTCGTGGGTGGTGCGTCTCTGGATGCACAAAGTTTTATTGAAATTGCAAATGCGTTTTAA
- a CDS encoding DUF1206 domain-containing protein produces the protein MKASRRFARYGIFIKGVVFFLMGALAALTASKVTYQLKGGRDILEWISALTFGWFLLLLITVGIAGYVFSRFYLAFNKNDYEGYGKNKIRRFAYFINGIGYIALLFTCIKLLIGAGFSEGNQRLFVFLLSKWWGMYILIITSVGLGVSALNEWYMAFGTMINKMILENQLTTRNYKLLLALGRVGRFSRGIVFGVFSYLFFKVIVGWSNEVPKSTGEAFTFLSIEYGSWTMGIVASGLALYGLYLILSAKHRNIPIY, from the coding sequence TTGAAAGCCTCACGCAGATTTGCACGCTATGGTATTTTTATCAAGGGAGTCGTGTTTTTTCTTATGGGCGCTCTTGCGGCCCTCACTGCTTCAAAAGTCACTTATCAGTTGAAAGGTGGGAGAGATATTCTAGAATGGATATCAGCTCTTACTTTTGGCTGGTTCTTGCTTTTATTAATCACTGTGGGAATAGCAGGCTATGTGTTTTCCAGGTTTTATCTAGCGTTTAATAAAAATGATTATGAAGGCTACGGTAAGAATAAAATTAGGCGTTTTGCTTATTTCATAAACGGTATAGGTTATATCGCATTGCTTTTTACTTGTATCAAGTTATTGATAGGAGCTGGTTTTTCAGAAGGTAACCAGCGGTTGTTTGTTTTTCTACTGTCCAAATGGTGGGGAATGTATATTTTAATTATTACTTCTGTAGGATTAGGTGTAAGTGCTTTGAATGAGTGGTACATGGCTTTTGGCACCATGATCAACAAAATGATTCTTGAAAATCAACTTACAACAAGAAATTACAAACTGTTGCTCGCTTTGGGCAGAGTGGGAAGATTTAGCCGTGGGATCGTTTTTGGTGTATTCTCCTATCTTTTCTTCAAAGTAATCGTAGGCTGGAGCAACGAGGTTCCTAAAAGCACTGGAGAGGCCTTTACTTTCTTGAGTATTGAGTACGGTTCCTGGACTATGGGCATTGTTGCCAGTGGTTTAGCCCTTTATGGTCTGTACCTGATTTTAAGTGCTAAACATCGTAATATTCCTATTTATTGA